In Chitinophaga nivalis, a single genomic region encodes these proteins:
- a CDS encoding SDR family NAD(P)-dependent oxidoreductase → MQDQFIIHIHHPAICNHLVNGEALLPGLAYIDMLYQVFSEHGYAVPLLELANLTIHHPLVVTATAPVSLYITCTADRLQQHWEIQVSGEILQEGVATGERRIYATADMNLLTAVSFEEVLSPDVVQQAAHKIIDLEEIYTQCASRGLVHTGFMKTNGAIYINNDAHYIFVHAADGGDPDLLFHPALIDSSVIASSELVKSLVEDRQQLYLPLYYESFRASAAWGGQVIARILPAAVQSSNELLYVTIDFFDPAGRKVGELKNFVSKQLPVAAAVKPAAGRQPAVASSPAAVNHTGLIADIQYFLRSLIAEYLHIPLDDVEIAAGYHELGLSSSELLEIIREISKRVNTRLTPVLLFEYTTIPQLSQYLATHHAAAFQQQATAVSPAAPAPIAAPVAVAAAITPTQPRNTAGQDIAVIGIAGRYPGADNMATFWQHLTEGKNGITTIPASRWDWKAFDHKRSPGGKKISRWGGFIDDADCFDPQFFRISPREAEIMDPQERLFLEVCWETLEDAGYTPERLSTQRGPDKRQAVGVFVGVMHKDYTILAAEAVAKGLDFPLSLNYAPIANRVSYFCNFHGPSMAVDTVCSSSLTGLHLAIESILRGECEAALAGGVNLSLHPAKYLTYGMSDMHSSDGYCHTFGKDGDGYVSGEGVGAVLLKPLDKAIADKDHIYAVIKGSTINHVGTVSGLMVPSPVAQADMITACLEKTGIHPRTISYVEAHGTGTALGDPIEIQGLVKSYQKFTADKQFCAIGSVKSNIGHAESAAGISGLTKVILQLHHKKLVPSLHAAEENPLLQLSDTPFYIQRTTTDWEQPVINEAGQSKHYPRRAALSSFGATGSNAHIILEEYVPAQEERIAERQVTYLIPLSAKNEIRLRAYAVKLLAYLQAVDPAAISETGFLSSLAYTLQLGRIQLAERVVFVSDSLSALIAQLTAFIQDKGAVSGCFTGNIKKKQAGFSFLEQDEDAQVLIDSWLSKGKPDKIAGLWTAGFVIDWTMLYKHHTPGRISAPVYPFAKEKYWIPALPAATPGIEKNEVPLGTQPVVPVVEKVVKPATDNALLTFVESWEPAPVPDIPTGAKRLLCFLNETYRYEEFREALAQISPDSHVIFVAAGALFQQQDAAHFVLDVNDSSHYQQLMELVFKEGHLDGIVCKWDNGDDYTPVFHLIQALGKYSGKRHRVILTGNPADTHPLSWIGFERSLGFVLPDIQLTGLYESTWVSYADSVLQILRELPATASVLYKEEVRYIQQVKPVTLPQTTPLKAGGTYLITGGFGGLGIMLADYLATTYQANLILTGRSPLDKPKQALLDRLQSFGGRIYYIQADVCDVTAMEKGLEAMRAGGNVINGVFHIAGLEGGGSIADKQLADFNRVTAPKTAGTRILDELLATERLDFVCYYASSAAVLGDFGTCDYAVGNRFQMAYAAWRNEQVAAGQRYGKTVAINWPLWRQGGMGVHEQDQVEMYLKSSGQGLLETAEGLTLLEQILSADHSQVLVIKGQPERVQQFLGCQPKEAVTIVTVEVPAGKGRQPAMESLSLEDCLEKDLREQIAAVLKLTPQQLDPEENLVDMGYDSVSLTRLASALTKHFETTITPAVFFGYPNLLKLCHYFLEEHAAVLQAFYQEGSIQQQEQQAIVAAVAPLPPAALQEDTKVATAPATIAAPGSSQDDIAIIGMSGRFPQARNISDMWEILAGNKDVVAEIPADRFDWRQYFDDTTEDPEKIKTKWCGCVPGVKEFDPLFFEISPREAETMDPRQRLLLQESWRALEDAGYGPVQLKKGKTGMFVGVEQGDYQALALKDGGVTSTHDGILAARLSYFLDLNGPVLAINTACSSGLVALHQACLSLKNKECDTAIAAGVNLMLTPMSYVGMSRAGMLSVDGKCFVFDKRANGMVPGEAVVAVVLKRLSRALEDGDPIHAIVKGSGLNYDGKTNGITAPGGIAQADLLKETYDRYHINPADISYVVTHGTGTRLGDPVEVNALTTAFKKYTDKQSYCALTSAKTNFGHTFAASGLLSLVNMVLAMKHQTIPACLHFEQRNEFINWDKSPFYVNTKNQVWEVASGRARLGAVSAFGMSGTNAHAVLSDYRSTPLAGEGRPYYLLPLSAKTAETLKEKIREMVTFLENEPAISLQDLSFTLQHGRQHFNHRQALLVQDSAAAIAAWKKVLAGEDTPYAFEGIVSKENPEDKTQGTTIRTLLLKALEVSRQPENYLTQLTALAGFYCKGHDITWPLLYGTNLPARIHIPTYPFAKETYWVADNGSDGVLPLMTSPATSLITDFLEKGWTPLTLSPQRNQASATAILVTENSHALGTAIAAQLPGSVLVTVAASATLPVNPDGVIDLTGYQSNDPEISAWLPLLQELIEGGSKNGLRCLGVTGDAEAYRNNRVNPAGALQAALYRMLGAEYKQVHSCHLDVLTTTDTATLADVIIAVYLWNGAATEVCYREGAYYESILTPALAATKPAARVFNPEDVLLITGGTRGLGLLCANHFVSRYGIRHVVLTGREVLPAYNDWEQHIAEGGKHAAKLRNLSALSARGVVVETPATDLTDSGAVQALVADLHARGKRVGGVIHAAGLVDEDTSAFIRKSVENVARVLSPKVAGIVHLYQALQQEPLQCFILFSSVSAIIPALGAGQSDYAMANAYLDYFAAAHAGGNCPVQSIQWPSWKETGLGEVKSNVYGQTGLQTLTDKAGLALLDQILQHRYGPVVLPVLATREHWQRDTLLRKVMPVSPIVGTPVAAPVQVAAAESPALIAWLTDIFIKELKIDKSRFNIRQSFPDYGADSILLSHIRRQIEKQLGVTMDPSILLEQSTIVLLAAWMQEEYATTLAGFFNEAVVAAPLPAAVIADTAAVQPVVAADVAVTDDIVVVGMSCRFPQAPDLNGYWELLSAGRSAIAAVPFERWGSTRKYYAGLVDNITHFDTDYFIIPPEDAAAMDPQALVLLEESLHAWHHAGYTSQEVKGKQVGVYIGGRSQHRPEEEALKKMKNPIMALGQNYFAANISRFFDLHGPSLVVDTACSSALVGMELGIQAIRRGEIEAAMIGGVGLLVNDKAHDMFDQRNLLSKAAQFHIFDKRAEGIVLGEGAGFVILKSRRQALQDGDKIYAVIKGLAINNDGRTAGPATPNIVAQKEVMRTALQRSGISPHEVSYIETNGSGSEVTDLLELKGMEAIYRKATDMPCALGSVKPNIGHPLCAEGIAGFIKVVLMLMHQQQVPFISGDEPMQHYNMATSPFYFNKQLKEWDGKIAALNCFADGGTNAHVILAAPEKTMAAPRAPIPALALKKKNVRNGQLPTLPPDAVNTTAVFAEKMIWETYN, encoded by the coding sequence ATGCAGGATCAATTTATCATTCATATTCATCATCCGGCTATCTGCAATCATCTGGTAAACGGAGAAGCATTGTTACCCGGACTGGCCTACATCGATATGCTTTACCAGGTTTTCAGCGAGCATGGTTATGCCGTGCCATTGCTGGAACTGGCTAACCTGACGATTCATCATCCGTTGGTGGTAACGGCAACCGCGCCGGTATCCCTGTATATCACCTGTACGGCAGACCGGCTGCAACAACATTGGGAAATACAGGTGTCTGGTGAAATATTGCAGGAGGGAGTGGCTACCGGAGAAAGACGGATATATGCAACGGCTGATATGAACCTGCTGACAGCAGTCAGTTTTGAAGAGGTGCTATCGCCGGATGTGGTACAACAGGCTGCGCATAAGATCATTGACCTGGAAGAAATATATACGCAGTGCGCCAGTCGTGGATTGGTGCATACCGGCTTTATGAAAACAAACGGTGCTATCTACATAAATAATGATGCGCATTACATTTTTGTTCATGCGGCAGATGGAGGAGATCCCGATCTGCTTTTTCATCCGGCATTGATAGATAGCAGTGTTATTGCTTCTTCTGAACTGGTGAAATCATTGGTGGAAGACCGGCAGCAATTGTATCTGCCACTTTATTATGAATCGTTCCGGGCATCTGCTGCCTGGGGCGGACAGGTTATCGCCAGAATTCTGCCGGCTGCTGTGCAAAGCAGTAATGAACTGTTATACGTAACAATAGATTTTTTTGATCCGGCCGGCAGGAAGGTGGGTGAGTTAAAGAATTTTGTTTCCAAACAACTGCCCGTTGCGGCAGCAGTGAAGCCTGCTGCCGGCAGACAACCCGCGGTGGCTTCTTCACCTGCTGCTGTCAATCATACCGGCCTGATCGCAGATATACAGTATTTTCTCCGGAGCCTGATTGCAGAGTACTTACATATTCCTTTGGATGATGTGGAAATAGCGGCAGGCTATCATGAGTTAGGACTAAGTTCCAGTGAATTACTGGAGATCATCCGGGAGATAAGCAAACGGGTAAATACCAGACTGACACCGGTACTGTTATTTGAGTATACTACTATCCCGCAGTTATCACAATACCTGGCAACACATCATGCGGCCGCTTTTCAGCAACAGGCAACTGCGGTGTCGCCTGCAGCTCCTGCGCCGATAGCTGCTCCAGTAGCTGTTGCTGCTGCCATAACGCCAACGCAGCCACGAAATACTGCCGGGCAGGATATTGCTGTCATCGGTATTGCCGGACGTTATCCGGGTGCGGATAATATGGCTACCTTCTGGCAACATCTCACAGAAGGGAAAAATGGCATTACCACCATTCCTGCTTCCAGATGGGATTGGAAAGCATTTGATCATAAACGTTCTCCCGGTGGGAAGAAAATTTCCAGATGGGGTGGTTTTATTGATGATGCAGATTGTTTTGATCCGCAGTTCTTCCGGATTTCTCCGCGGGAAGCCGAAATTATGGACCCACAGGAAAGACTGTTCCTGGAAGTGTGCTGGGAAACACTGGAAGATGCAGGGTATACGCCGGAAAGATTAAGCACGCAACGCGGACCTGATAAAAGGCAGGCGGTAGGCGTTTTTGTAGGCGTCATGCATAAGGATTATACCATACTGGCTGCTGAAGCGGTAGCAAAGGGATTGGATTTTCCGCTATCCCTGAATTATGCGCCTATTGCCAACCGGGTATCTTACTTCTGTAATTTTCATGGTCCCAGTATGGCGGTAGATACGGTCTGCTCTTCTTCCCTTACAGGGCTGCATCTGGCAATAGAAAGTATCCTGCGCGGGGAGTGTGAAGCTGCATTGGCAGGTGGCGTGAATCTTTCGCTGCATCCGGCAAAGTACCTTACCTATGGTATGTCGGATATGCATTCCAGTGATGGCTACTGTCATACTTTCGGGAAAGACGGAGATGGATATGTTTCCGGAGAAGGCGTAGGGGCGGTATTGTTGAAACCACTGGATAAAGCGATCGCGGATAAGGATCATATTTATGCTGTTATTAAAGGAAGTACCATCAATCATGTGGGCACTGTCAGCGGTTTAATGGTACCCAGTCCGGTTGCCCAGGCAGATATGATTACGGCCTGTCTGGAAAAAACCGGTATTCATCCCAGAACCATCAGCTATGTGGAAGCACATGGTACCGGTACGGCTTTGGGTGATCCGATTGAAATACAGGGGTTGGTAAAAAGCTACCAAAAATTTACGGCAGATAAACAGTTTTGTGCTATCGGGTCCGTAAAATCCAATATAGGACATGCTGAATCAGCAGCCGGCATCAGTGGACTGACGAAAGTAATTCTACAGTTGCATCATAAAAAACTGGTGCCTTCATTACATGCTGCAGAAGAAAATCCATTGCTGCAGCTGTCGGATACGCCCTTTTATATCCAACGTACTACTACTGACTGGGAACAGCCGGTGATCAATGAAGCCGGACAGTCTAAGCACTATCCGCGCCGTGCTGCCCTGAGCTCTTTTGGGGCCACTGGTTCCAATGCGCACATCATATTGGAAGAATATGTACCGGCACAGGAAGAAAGAATAGCTGAAAGGCAGGTAACTTACCTGATTCCGCTTTCTGCTAAAAATGAAATACGGTTACGGGCATACGCAGTAAAACTCCTGGCTTATCTCCAGGCAGTAGATCCTGCTGCCATTTCGGAAACAGGATTTTTATCTTCTCTGGCCTATACTTTACAACTCGGCAGAATACAGCTGGCAGAACGCGTGGTATTTGTGAGCGATAGCCTCTCTGCACTCATTGCGCAATTAACAGCCTTTATACAGGATAAAGGGGCTGTCAGTGGTTGTTTTACCGGTAATATCAAAAAGAAACAAGCAGGGTTTAGTTTTTTAGAGCAGGATGAAGATGCACAGGTGTTGATCGATAGCTGGTTGTCGAAAGGTAAGCCGGATAAAATTGCCGGTCTGTGGACCGCGGGATTTGTGATAGACTGGACGATGCTGTATAAGCATCATACACCGGGTCGTATCAGTGCGCCTGTATATCCTTTTGCCAAAGAAAAATACTGGATCCCGGCGTTGCCTGCTGCAACACCAGGGATAGAAAAAAATGAAGTGCCGTTGGGAACCCAGCCGGTTGTTCCGGTAGTTGAAAAGGTAGTGAAGCCGGCAACCGATAACGCTTTGCTCACCTTTGTGGAATCCTGGGAACCGGCGCCGGTTCCGGATATTCCTACGGGTGCAAAACGATTGCTTTGTTTTTTGAATGAAACATACAGATACGAAGAATTCCGGGAAGCCCTGGCGCAGATATCACCGGATAGCCATGTCATCTTTGTGGCTGCGGGTGCATTATTCCAGCAACAGGATGCGGCACACTTTGTCCTGGATGTGAATGACAGCAGTCATTATCAACAGCTGATGGAGCTGGTATTCAAGGAAGGCCACCTGGATGGCATCGTTTGCAAGTGGGATAACGGAGACGATTACACGCCGGTATTCCATCTGATACAGGCATTGGGGAAATACAGCGGAAAACGTCACCGCGTGATACTGACCGGTAACCCGGCAGATACCCATCCGCTTTCCTGGATAGGATTTGAACGTTCACTGGGCTTTGTATTACCGGATATACAACTGACAGGCTTATACGAATCTACCTGGGTATCCTATGCAGATAGTGTGTTGCAGATCCTGAGAGAATTACCGGCTACCGCCAGTGTTCTGTACAAAGAAGAAGTACGTTATATACAACAGGTAAAGCCGGTAACGCTGCCGCAGACGACCCCGCTCAAAGCAGGAGGTACCTACCTCATTACGGGTGGTTTTGGAGGTTTGGGTATTATGCTGGCAGATTATCTGGCCACCACTTACCAGGCCAACCTGATACTCACCGGTCGTTCTCCGCTGGACAAGCCGAAACAGGCCTTGCTCGACCGGTTGCAATCTTTCGGTGGGCGCATTTATTATATACAGGCGGATGTCTGTGATGTAACAGCCATGGAAAAAGGACTGGAAGCAATGCGCGCCGGAGGTAATGTCATCAATGGCGTTTTTCACATTGCAGGCCTGGAAGGAGGCGGTAGTATTGCCGATAAACAACTGGCAGATTTCAATCGGGTGACGGCGCCTAAAACAGCAGGTACCCGTATACTGGATGAATTGCTGGCTACCGAACGATTGGATTTTGTTTGTTATTACGCTTCTTCTGCTGCTGTGCTGGGCGATTTTGGCACCTGCGATTATGCCGTGGGCAATCGTTTCCAGATGGCTTATGCTGCCTGGCGAAATGAGCAGGTAGCTGCCGGGCAGCGATATGGAAAAACAGTGGCCATTAACTGGCCTTTATGGCGGCAGGGAGGAATGGGCGTACATGAGCAGGACCAGGTGGAGATGTATCTCAAATCCAGCGGTCAGGGTTTACTGGAAACTGCAGAAGGATTGACGCTGCTGGAACAGATATTATCGGCGGATCACAGTCAGGTGCTGGTGATCAAAGGGCAGCCGGAACGGGTACAACAATTCCTGGGTTGTCAGCCTAAAGAAGCAGTCACCATCGTGACCGTGGAAGTGCCTGCTGGTAAAGGCCGGCAGCCAGCGATGGAAAGTCTTTCCCTGGAAGATTGTCTGGAAAAGGATTTGCGGGAGCAGATCGCAGCAGTATTAAAACTGACCCCCCAACAATTAGATCCGGAAGAAAATCTGGTGGATATGGGCTACGATTCGGTAAGTCTTACACGACTGGCTTCCGCATTAACGAAGCATTTCGAAACAACCATCACACCTGCTGTCTTTTTTGGATATCCTAATCTGCTGAAACTATGTCATTACTTCCTGGAAGAACATGCCGCTGTATTGCAGGCATTTTATCAGGAAGGCAGTATACAACAACAAGAACAACAAGCTATCGTTGCAGCAGTGGCGCCTTTGCCGCCTGCCGCACTGCAGGAAGATACGAAGGTGGCAACAGCACCGGCTACCATCGCTGCACCTGGCAGCAGTCAAGACGATATTGCCATTATCGGCATGAGTGGCCGTTTCCCGCAGGCCCGCAATATCAGCGACATGTGGGAGATCCTTGCCGGAAATAAAGACGTAGTAGCCGAAATTCCGGCTGACAGGTTTGATTGGCGCCAGTATTTTGATGATACAACAGAAGACCCCGAAAAGATCAAAACAAAATGGTGCGGATGTGTACCTGGTGTAAAGGAATTTGACCCCCTGTTTTTTGAAATTTCTCCCCGGGAAGCGGAAACGATGGATCCGCGTCAGCGGCTGTTGCTGCAGGAATCCTGGCGTGCATTGGAAGATGCGGGCTATGGACCTGTTCAGTTGAAAAAAGGAAAAACAGGCATGTTTGTAGGCGTAGAACAGGGCGACTATCAGGCATTGGCGTTAAAAGATGGCGGCGTGACTTCTACCCACGATGGTATACTCGCTGCCAGGTTATCTTATTTCCTCGATTTAAATGGCCCGGTACTGGCCATTAATACGGCTTGTTCTTCCGGGCTGGTGGCTTTGCATCAGGCCTGTCTCAGTTTAAAGAACAAGGAGTGCGATACAGCCATTGCAGCAGGCGTTAATCTGATGCTTACCCCGATGTCTTATGTAGGCATGAGCAGAGCGGGCATGTTATCGGTGGATGGAAAATGTTTTGTGTTTGATAAAAGAGCGAATGGCATGGTGCCGGGAGAAGCTGTGGTAGCCGTTGTATTAAAACGTTTATCGCGCGCCCTGGAAGATGGAGATCCGATTCATGCCATCGTAAAGGGAAGCGGTTTGAATTACGATGGAAAAACCAACGGTATTACTGCTCCTGGTGGTATTGCGCAGGCAGATTTGCTGAAAGAAACCTACGATCGCTATCACATTAATCCGGCCGATATCTCTTATGTGGTAACACATGGCACAGGTACCCGCCTGGGTGATCCTGTGGAAGTAAATGCGCTGACAACCGCCTTTAAAAAGTATACCGACAAACAATCGTATTGCGCACTGACTTCTGCCAAAACGAATTTCGGACATACGTTTGCGGCATCCGGATTGTTAAGTCTGGTGAATATGGTATTGGCGATGAAACACCAGACGATACCGGCCTGCCTGCACTTTGAACAACGAAATGAATTTATTAACTGGGATAAAAGTCCCTTTTATGTGAATACAAAAAACCAGGTATGGGAAGTCGCATCCGGCAGGGCGCGCCTGGGCGCCGTGAGTGCCTTTGGCATGAGTGGCACCAATGCACACGCTGTACTGTCAGACTATAGGTCAACCCCGCTTGCGGGGGAAGGGCGCCCTTATTACCTGTTGCCATTATCTGCTAAAACGGCGGAGACATTAAAGGAAAAAATACGGGAGATGGTGACGTTCCTGGAAAATGAACCCGCCATTTCCCTGCAGGACCTGAGCTTTACCCTGCAACATGGCCGGCAGCATTTTAACCACCGGCAGGCATTGCTGGTACAGGATAGCGCAGCAGCCATCGCCGCATGGAAAAAGGTACTGGCAGGAGAAGACACGCCGTATGCCTTTGAAGGTATTGTCAGCAAAGAAAATCCGGAAGACAAAACACAGGGAACTACTATCCGTACCTTGTTGTTAAAGGCCCTGGAAGTATCCCGGCAACCGGAAAATTATCTTACACAATTAACTGCATTAGCCGGATTTTATTGCAAAGGACATGACATAACATGGCCGCTGCTGTATGGTACAAACTTACCGGCACGTATACATATACCCACCTATCCTTTTGCAAAAGAAACCTACTGGGTGGCAGATAATGGAAGCGATGGCGTATTGCCATTGATGACCAGCCCGGCCACTTCGTTGATAACAGATTTTCTGGAGAAGGGATGGACGCCGCTAACGCTGTCGCCCCAACGTAACCAGGCGTCGGCAACAGCCATCCTGGTAACGGAAAACAGCCATGCGCTGGGAACGGCCATTGCTGCACAGCTCCCCGGCAGTGTGTTGGTAACCGTTGCTGCATCAGCAACCTTACCGGTGAATCCGGATGGGGTAATAGATCTCACCGGTTATCAGTCAAATGATCCGGAGATATCAGCCTGGTTGCCACTGTTGCAGGAACTGATAGAAGGTGGATCAAAGAACGGACTACGTTGCCTGGGAGTAACAGGAGATGCAGAAGCTTACCGGAATAACCGGGTAAATCCTGCCGGGGCATTACAGGCCGCATTGTATCGCATGCTGGGAGCGGAATATAAGCAGGTGCACAGTTGCCACCTGGATGTATTAACCACCACGGATACGGCTACACTGGCAGATGTCATCATCGCGGTATATCTGTGGAACGGCGCTGCTACGGAAGTTTGTTACCGGGAAGGGGCGTACTATGAAAGTATACTGACACCGGCACTGGCGGCCACTAAGCCGGCAGCGCGGGTATTTAACCCGGAAGATGTATTACTGATTACAGGGGGCACCCGTGGATTAGGACTTTTATGTGCCAACCACTTTGTCAGCAGATATGGTATCCGTCATGTGGTACTAACCGGAAGAGAAGTGTTGCCTGCGTATAACGACTGGGAACAACATATTGCCGAAGGAGGCAAACATGCAGCGAAACTACGTAATCTGTCTGCTTTGTCTGCCCGCGGTGTGGTGGTGGAAACGCCGGCAACAGACTTAACCGATTCCGGTGCGGTGCAGGCCCTGGTCGCTGATTTGCATGCCCGGGGAAAACGTGTCGGCGGGGTGATACATGCAGCAGGATTGGTGGATGAAGATACTTCCGCTTTTATCCGGAAGTCTGTTGAAAATGTTGCGCGTGTCTTGTCGCCCAAAGTAGCGGGTATCGTGCATTTGTACCAGGCATTGCAGCAGGAACCCCTGCAATGTTTTATCCTGTTTTCATCGGTGTCTGCGATCATTCCTGCTTTAGGCGCCGGACAAAGTGATTATGCGATGGCGAATGCCTATCTGGATTATTTCGCCGCTGCTCATGCCGGCGGTAATTGTCCGGTGCAAAGTATACAATGGCCCAGCTGGAAAGAAACCGGACTGGGTGAGGTGAAGAGTAACGTATACGGACAAACGGGCTTACAGACCCTTACAGATAAAGCAGGCCTGGCACTGCTGGATCAGATACTGCAACACCGGTATGGACCGGTGGTATTACCGGTACTGGCCACCCGCGAACATTGGCAGCGGGATACTTTGTTACGGAAAGTAATGCCGGTATCACCGATCGTCGGCACGCCTGTGGCGGCGCCGGTACAGGTAGCTGCTGCGGAATCTCCGGCCTTAATAGCGTGGCTGACCGATATTTTTATAAAAGAATTAAAGATAGATAAAAGCCGGTTTAATATCCGGCAGTCTTTCCCGGATTATGGGGCAGACTCTATCCTGTTATCGCATATCCGGCGTCAGATTGAAAAACAATTGGGCGTAACCATGGATCCTTCTATTCTGCTCGAACAATCTACGATTGTATTGCTGGCAGCATGGATGCAGGAGGAATATGCTACTACGTTAGCGGGATTTTTCAATGAAGCAGTAGTGGCTGCGCCATTGCCGGCCGCCGTAATAGCGGATACCGCTGCGGTACAACCAGTTGTTGCCGCTGATGTGGCGGTAACAGATGATATTGTTGTAGTCGGTATGTCGTGCCGTTTCCCGCAGGCGCCAGACCTGAACGGGTACTGGGAGTTGTTGTCTGCAGGCCGTAGCGCCATTGCTGCCGTACCGTTTGAACGTTGGGGAAGTACGCGGAAGTATTATGCGGGGTTGGTAGATAATATCACTCATTTTGATACAGATTATTTTATCATTCCACCGGAAGATGCAGCTGCTATGGACCCGCAGGCACTTGTACTGCTGGAAGAAAGTCTGCATGCCTGGCATCACGCCGGTTATACGTCGCAGGAAGTAAAGGGAAAACAGGTTGGCGTATACATTGGCGGCCGTAGCCAGCACAGGCCGGAAGAAGAAGCCCTGAAAAAGATGAAGAACCCGATCATGGCATTGGGCCAGAATTATTTCGCCGCAAATATTTCCCGGTTTTTTGATTTACATGGTCCCAGCCTGGTGGTAGATACTGCCTGTTCTTCTGCGCTGGTAGGCATGGAACTGGGCATACAGGCGATCCGCCGGGGTGAAATAGAAGCGGCCATGATTGGTGGTGTAGGATTGCTGGTGAATGATAAGGCACATGATATGTTTGATCAGCGTAATCTGCTGAGTAAAGCAGCACAGTTCCACATTTTTGATAAGAGAGCAGAAGGCATTGTACTGGGAGAAGGAGCCGGCTTCGTTATTCTGAAAAGCCGCCGGCAGGCACTGCAGGACGGAGATAAAATTTATGCCGTGATAAAAGGGCTGGCAATCAATAATGATGGCCGTACGGCAGGTCCTGCCACCCCCAATATTGTGGCACAGAAAGAAGTGATGCGTACGGCTTTGCAACGCAGCGGGATATCTCCGCACGAGGTTTCCTACATAGAAACCAATGGTTCCGGATCGGAGGTGACAGATCTGCTGGAGCTGAAAGGAATGGAGGCCATCTATCGCAAAGCCACGGATATGCCGTGTGCATTAGGATCGGTAAAACCTAATATCGGTCACCCGTTGTGTGCGGAAGGAATCGCCGGATTTATCAAGGTGGTGTTAATGCTGATGCATCAGCAGCAGGTACCGTTTATTTCCGGAGATGAACCCATGCAACATTACAATATGGCCACTTCGCCTTTCTACTTCAATAAACAATTAAAAGAATGGGATGGGAAAATAGCGGCACTGAATTGTTTTGCCGATGGAGGTACAAATGCCCATGTGATTCTGGCGGCTCCTGAAAAAACAATGGCAGCCCCAAGAGCACCGATACCTGCGCTTGCCTTAAAAAAGAAAAATGTGCGAAACGGACAATTACCTACGCTTCCACCTGACGCTGTAAATACCACAGCTGTATTTGCCGAAAAAATGATTTGGGAAACTTATAACTGA